From Candidatus Tisiphia endosymbiont of Melanophora roralis, a single genomic window includes:
- a CDS encoding type IV secretion system protein — MKNIFAILLISMLCLSGCTGDRCIDADDFGFIKFVISSRYKKEKLSGQQDNQTAPWINTGYNVNGQPLTILVKTWDYSKGDKNNSTELSAWSAWYGQEKNTNTLSEFCKRLQVCKFIDDRMCTKSKDAKISNAPCLFKNGVGLYMLIAEHDTNPNLSLDTQRTPKGITAHLGEPLAGYELYDLNKRGELVKAGGISYQYEGKGEVSPLYFKILDKFYDDNNGQYRVVIKSGVTDTRPDPIEFLTNLIKAELFGDDENHGLVRSIYEGIIKTPGYRVSVSALLTLYIMFTGFSFLIGNVNLTHTELIIRVVKVSIVSTLLSSTSSWQFFHDYLFVFFMEGVEEILRIIKETAATGPGSWSIIGLMIAPQTMAKLFSLLFVDPLGFIYIILFLIALYFIFMMVFKATIIYLTALITVGMIIIMAPIFICFMLFGITRSLFENWLRQLISYALQPIILFTGIAFISMIIRTEIYSSLGFGVCKYDFPNLGPINELFGSINEDLDTSLGDSIFYWWFPSPMKAGKFSKTKANILVPVDHRIDDGSPDGKLCLAYQCIEERYVELPFLDLVNDVRRIDNFFSGHFVQLDGLLLIFVCVYLLSKFNDIAVSSAKFLSSTSGNLTNLQAIGQAAFAPIQQQIERPANYVVKAAKKRVNQHIIEKASMFFAEGFEDKMMKGVTREALKSPKSSVLDEVKRTYGIDYKDVNVHAQDDYQKGISEVIKVIKPDGTDKEFKGNSYSELRDYLAGLKFGEGKKLDKDQQKELDDLMKTKDGKTLRELASDAKFTKDFQQAYVDTHQAMSTRGIGLFGKNIAPLKSWQEMNRRVDEKRELRDKKRKNIGERIYAGYEGLKREALTAIVGKDLRDAFEGNLTGAEWEDFNYNDSRLRTHSESLKDQQRSLEHQELLTKINKETIAVQEDISSPEYLAKLELQGRTADIAYYAELSNKKLAFEIYDALAKGEGDDGENPVLMGERFMREKATDTQTRNMIDSAYRIEQTLIDNDKYARRQEHYEIMREKAEANGDNQSLEYSKAVLKKIEERKELIKKEVISHIDGINQYRLGARMPKYEKND, encoded by the coding sequence ATGAAGAATATTTTTGCTATTTTATTAATTTCTATGTTGTGCCTTTCAGGGTGTACTGGCGATAGGTGCATTGATGCAGATGATTTTGGCTTTATAAAATTTGTAATTTCTTCAAGATATAAAAAAGAAAAGTTAAGCGGGCAACAAGATAATCAAACAGCTCCTTGGATCAATACTGGATATAATGTAAATGGTCAACCACTCACTATATTGGTAAAAACTTGGGATTATTCTAAAGGAGATAAAAACAACTCTACAGAATTATCAGCTTGGAGTGCGTGGTATGGTCAAGAAAAAAATACCAATACTTTATCCGAATTTTGTAAGAGACTACAAGTATGCAAATTTATAGATGACAGGATGTGTACTAAGAGTAAGGATGCCAAAATTAGTAACGCACCATGTTTATTTAAAAATGGTGTAGGGCTATACATGTTAATTGCTGAGCATGATACAAATCCTAATCTCTCTTTGGATACACAGCGTACACCAAAAGGCATTACCGCCCACCTTGGTGAACCTCTTGCTGGTTATGAACTTTATGATCTTAATAAAAGAGGGGAATTAGTAAAAGCTGGAGGAATAAGTTATCAATATGAAGGTAAAGGTGAAGTTAGCCCATTATATTTTAAGATTTTAGATAAATTTTATGATGATAATAATGGTCAGTATCGTGTAGTTATTAAATCTGGGGTCACTGACACTAGACCTGACCCTATTGAATTTTTAACGAATTTAATAAAAGCTGAGTTATTTGGTGATGATGAGAATCATGGGCTAGTTAGGTCAATTTACGAGGGTATTATTAAAACACCAGGATATCGTGTATCTGTTTCAGCTCTGTTAACTTTGTATATTATGTTTACAGGATTTTCTTTCCTAATTGGTAATGTTAATCTCACACATACTGAATTAATAATTAGAGTAGTAAAAGTTAGTATAGTATCTACGTTACTTAGTTCAACTAGTAGCTGGCAATTTTTCCATGATTACTTATTCGTGTTTTTTATGGAAGGGGTAGAAGAAATATTACGAATAATTAAAGAAACAGCGGCTACCGGACCTGGATCTTGGAGTATTATAGGTTTAATGATAGCCCCGCAAACTATGGCAAAATTATTTTCATTACTATTTGTCGATCCTTTAGGGTTTATATATATAATTTTATTCTTGATAGCCCTTTATTTTATCTTCATGATGGTATTTAAGGCTACTATTATATATCTTACAGCACTGATAACTGTTGGGATGATTATCATAATGGCGCCAATATTCATTTGCTTTATGTTATTTGGTATCACGCGTTCATTGTTTGAAAACTGGTTAAGACAGCTGATTTCCTATGCACTACAACCAATTATATTATTTACTGGTATTGCTTTTATTTCAATGATTATCAGAACAGAAATATATTCTTCACTTGGTTTTGGAGTATGTAAGTATGACTTCCCAAATTTAGGACCGATAAATGAACTGTTTGGTAGTATAAATGAAGATCTAGACACTAGTCTTGGAGACTCAATATTTTATTGGTGGTTTCCATCTCCAATGAAAGCTGGCAAATTTTCTAAAACAAAAGCTAATATATTAGTGCCTGTTGATCATCGCATCGATGATGGCTCGCCTGATGGCAAACTATGTTTAGCTTATCAATGTATCGAGGAAAGATATGTTGAATTACCATTTTTAGATCTAGTCAACGATGTAAGAAGAATTGATAATTTTTTCAGTGGTCACTTTGTTCAGCTGGATGGATTATTGTTAATTTTTGTATGTGTTTATTTACTAAGTAAATTTAATGATATAGCTGTTTCAAGTGCTAAATTCTTATCTAGCACCTCAGGTAATCTAACAAATTTACAAGCAATTGGACAAGCCGCTTTTGCCCCTATTCAACAGCAAATAGAAAGACCTGCAAATTATGTTGTAAAGGCTGCTAAGAAAAGGGTGAATCAACACATTATCGAAAAAGCTAGTATGTTTTTTGCCGAAGGGTTTGAAGACAAAATGATGAAGGGTGTAACACGAGAAGCACTGAAATCACCAAAATCTAGTGTTTTAGATGAAGTAAAAAGAACTTATGGTATAGATTATAAAGATGTTAATGTTCATGCTCAAGATGATTACCAAAAGGGTATTAGTGAAGTTATTAAAGTAATCAAACCGGATGGAACGGACAAAGAATTTAAGGGTAATAGTTATTCCGAACTTCGTGATTATTTAGCGGGTCTTAAATTTGGAGAAGGTAAAAAACTTGACAAAGATCAGCAGAAAGAGCTTGATGATTTAATGAAAACTAAAGATGGTAAAACTTTACGAGAATTAGCGAGTGATGCAAAGTTTACCAAAGATTTCCAGCAAGCTTATGTGGATACACATCAAGCAATGTCAACAAGGGGAATAGGGTTATTTGGTAAAAATATAGCACCTCTCAAAAGTTGGCAAGAGATGAATAGGCGTGTTGATGAAAAGAGAGAGCTACGTGATAAGAAGCGTAAAAATATAGGAGAGAGAATATATGCTGGTTATGAAGGATTAAAACGAGAGGCACTTACTGCTATTGTTGGTAAAGATTTACGGGATGCTTTTGAGGGTAACTTAACTGGGGCAGAGTGGGAAGATTTTAATTATAATGATTCAAGACTTAGAACCCATAGTGAATCACTTAAGGATCAGCAAAGATCTTTGGAACATCAAGAACTTCTAACTAAAATCAATAAAGAAACCATTGCTGTTCAGGAAGATATTTCATCTCCTGAATATCTAGCCAAGCTTGAATTACAGGGTAGAACAGCAGATATTGCATATTATGCAGAACTATCTAACAAAAAACTTGCCTTTGAGATATATGATGCTTTAGCTAAAGGTGAAGGTGATGACGGGGAGAATCCCGTGTTGATGGGCGAGCGATTCATGCGAGAAAAAGCAACGGATACTCAAACTCGTAATATGATTGACAGTGCTTATAGAATTGAGCAGACACTAATAGATAACGATAAATATGCACGCAGACAAGAACATTATGAAATTATGCGTGAGAAAGCTGAAGCTAATGGGGATAATCAATCTTTAGAGTATAGTAAAGCAGTACTAAAGAAAATAGAAGAAAGAAAAGAACTTATTAAGAAAGAAGTTATATCTCACATTGATGGAATTAATCAATATCGCTTAGGTGCTAGAATGCCTAAATATGAAAAAAATGATTAA
- a CDS encoding glycosyltransferase family 2 protein: protein MDGCIKNINREFLDILLKEQLLTDLQISHVKFKLIESTGENDFFNVIIAEGIINNEMVIDILYKNKLLPLLNVQETQVKICDYAKIDQYVENGYFIYENDKSNKVLAINDLAYLRKLSTIHYNVQINLVKKNDFYQLLEQNFSHLNIIKSKYFLEFISVYMVAKNINYTKSIIIFFVIYFGILFNFKHIFHVINIICYFSQNILKIMLFNQAVIVQNTAFKGSDISILKNDSLPIYTILLPLYKESGKLKSIISYVANINYPKHKLDVKIIIEADDYLMIKENILYELPSYIHLLKVPFSLPRTKPKALNYAMQYCRGKYVVIYDAEDRPDTDQLLKAVIAFDELPKEYVCLQAKLNFYNENENLLTKLFSIEYCLWFKYLLKGLSLMDLPVTLGGTSNHFKVDALQTIGFWDAYNVTEDADLGIRLYSFGYKVHMIDSYTLEESPIDIISWINQRSRWIKGFIQTFLVFLAQKDKYKRFKFYQITTIFIFIGFSSYGFCCLPFLMLTIKINTFAIINYLWIINSFFAFSYLYGSAFFILLIKKGKITNFRILDIAALFVWPLYFLLHTIASYKAIWEIIFMPFKWDKTQHGISTLDLE from the coding sequence ATGGATGGATGTATAAAAAATATTAATAGAGAGTTTTTAGATATTCTACTAAAAGAACAACTACTTACGGATTTACAAATATCTCATGTTAAGTTCAAATTAATTGAGAGTACTGGTGAGAATGATTTTTTTAATGTGATAATTGCAGAAGGAATTATTAATAATGAGATGGTTATAGATATTTTGTATAAAAATAAATTATTGCCTCTATTGAATGTGCAAGAAACACAGGTTAAGATTTGTGATTATGCAAAAATTGATCAATATGTAGAAAATGGTTATTTCATTTATGAAAACGATAAAAGCAATAAAGTGCTTGCTATAAATGACCTAGCTTATTTAAGGAAGTTATCAACAATACATTATAATGTACAGATTAATTTGGTCAAAAAGAATGACTTCTATCAGCTACTTGAACAAAATTTTAGCCATTTGAATATAATCAAATCCAAATATTTTCTTGAATTTATCTCAGTATACATGGTAGCAAAAAATATCAATTACACTAAGTCAATTATCATATTTTTTGTGATATATTTTGGAATATTATTTAATTTTAAACATATTTTTCATGTGATTAACATTATTTGCTATTTTTCACAAAATATTTTAAAAATTATGTTATTTAACCAAGCTGTAATTGTACAAAATACAGCGTTTAAAGGTAGTGATATCTCCATTTTAAAAAATGATTCTCTACCTATTTACACTATTTTACTTCCATTATATAAAGAATCAGGCAAGCTAAAGTCAATTATTAGTTATGTCGCTAATATTAATTATCCTAAACATAAATTAGATGTCAAAATCATTATTGAAGCAGATGATTATTTGATGATCAAGGAAAATATCCTATATGAATTACCTTCTTATATACATTTGCTTAAAGTACCTTTTAGTTTACCTAGGACTAAACCTAAAGCCCTTAATTATGCCATGCAATATTGCAGAGGAAAGTATGTAGTAATATATGATGCAGAAGATAGGCCTGATACTGATCAACTCCTTAAAGCAGTAATAGCCTTTGATGAATTACCGAAAGAATATGTTTGTTTGCAGGCTAAACTTAACTTTTATAATGAGAATGAAAATTTACTCACTAAACTTTTTAGCATAGAATATTGTTTATGGTTTAAATATCTTCTGAAAGGTTTAAGCTTGATGGATTTACCAGTAACTCTTGGAGGAACTAGCAATCATTTTAAGGTTGACGCCTTACAAACAATAGGATTTTGGGACGCTTATAATGTTACTGAGGATGCTGATTTAGGAATTAGATTATATTCTTTTGGTTATAAAGTTCATATGATAGATTCTTATACTTTAGAGGAATCACCTATAGATATTATAAGTTGGATAAATCAAAGATCTCGTTGGATAAAAGGATTTATCCAAACATTTTTGGTATTTCTTGCCCAAAAAGACAAATATAAAAGGTTTAAATTTTATCAAATAACTACTATTTTCATTTTTATTGGTTTTTCTTCTTATGGTTTTTGTTGTTTGCCATTTCTAATGCTAACTATTAAAATTAATACATTCGCCATAATTAATTATTTATGGATAATTAACAGTTTTTTTGCTTTTTCATACCTTTACGGAAGTGCTTTTTTTATTTTACTGATTAAAAAAGGAAAAATAACTAATTTTCGAATATTAGATATTGCTGCCTTGTTTGTGTGGCCTCTGTATTTTCTACTACATACGATAGCAAGTTATAAGGCGATTTGGGAGATTATTTTCATGCCCTTCAAATGGGATAAAACTCAGCATGGGATTAGTACTCTAGACCTTGAATAA
- the nuoH gene encoding NADH-quinone oxidoreductase subunit NuoH produces MISFFQQYLLPLIIVALKVLSITIPLLLCVAYLTYAERRVIGLMQLRKGPNVVGPFGLLQPIADAVKLLFKETIIPNQADKILFTLAPMITLVLSLIGWAVIPFDKKLVLADINVGVLYIMAISSLAVYGIIIAGWASNSKYAFLGAVRSSAQMISYEVSIGLVIVTVLLTTGTLNLSEIIERQRLFPWWVDLMLLPMAVIFFISVLVETNRLPFDLSEAESELVAGYNVEYSSMGFALFFLGEYANMILASGMTTTFFLGGYLPPFGIKVLNFVPGFMWFVLKTGVLLFCFLWIRATLPRYRYDQLMRLGWKVFLPFTLFWVVLVSSVLMFTGNLPNHTLLL; encoded by the coding sequence ATGATATCGTTCTTTCAACAATATCTATTGCCGTTAATTATTGTGGCTTTGAAAGTTTTATCTATCACTATTCCTCTTTTGCTGTGCGTAGCTTACCTTACCTATGCTGAGCGAAGAGTAATAGGGCTAATGCAACTCCGAAAAGGTCCAAATGTAGTAGGACCTTTTGGGTTATTACAACCAATTGCCGATGCAGTAAAACTATTATTTAAAGAAACAATTATACCAAACCAAGCTGATAAAATATTATTCACCCTAGCACCTATGATTACCCTCGTACTTAGTTTAATTGGTTGGGCGGTAATACCTTTTGATAAGAAACTTGTACTAGCCGACATAAATGTTGGTGTTTTGTATATTATGGCCATCTCATCGTTAGCTGTTTATGGTATAATCATAGCGGGCTGGGCAAGTAATTCGAAATATGCTTTCCTTGGGGCTGTTCGCTCGTCGGCTCAGATGATTTCATACGAAGTATCTATAGGGTTGGTGATTGTTACTGTACTTTTAACAACAGGTACTCTTAATCTTTCAGAAATCATAGAAAGACAAAGATTATTTCCTTGGTGGGTTGATTTGATGCTGTTACCTATGGCAGTAATATTCTTCATATCAGTACTTGTAGAAACGAACAGATTGCCTTTTGATTTATCAGAAGCTGAGTCTGAGCTAGTTGCTGGTTATAATGTTGAATATTCTTCCATGGGATTTGCATTGTTTTTTCTTGGTGAGTACGCTAATATGATTTTAGCTAGCGGTATGACCACCACATTTTTCTTAGGTGGCTATTTGCCACCTTTTGGCATTAAAGTCTTAAATTTTGTGCCAGGTTTTATGTGGTTTGTACTAAAAACCGGGGTTTTATTATTTTGTTTTTTATGGATAAGAGCAACATTACCTAGATATCGTTACGACCAATTAATGCGTTTAGGTTGGAAAGTATTTTTACCTTTTACTTTATTTTGGGTGGTGTTAGTATCAAGCGTTCTAATGTTCACCGGTAATTTACCAAACCATACTCTTCTGCTTTAA
- the nuoG gene encoding NADH-quinone oxidoreductase subunit NuoG translates to MIKLTIDGTEVEVEEGTTVFRACSKLGIEIPHFCFHERLKIAGNCRMCLVEMEKSPKPIASCAMPASSGMVIHTNTIGVKKAREGVMEFLLINHPLDCPICDQGGECDLQDQAFKYGKASSRFSENKRTVKDKYMGPLIKTHMTRCIQCTRCIRFATDIAGVEEIGTLYRGEHMEVTSYLERSLESELSGNIIDICPVGALNSKPYSFKARSWELTKTESIDVLDAQGCNIRVDSRGSEVMRILPRVNDDINEEWISDKARFAYDGLKYQRLDSPYIRKNGKLVEASWNDAIALVAQKLESLAADQVGDQIAAIAGTLACTESMFLLKTLLQKLGCNNFDSNQFNYKIDQSSRGNYLFNTTISRLKEADLALLIGANIRQVAPILNARIGILQREGKLKVARIGNITNQTYYINELGASPDIIKAIISEEHQFAKELEHAKNPIIIIGDGVYSRDDGYAILALIHQMVDKYKIVRDDWNGFNILHNHASMVGSLDIGFSPKNGGNGVFEILQKAERGEIKFVYLLGSDEIDMNKIKSSFVVYQGHHGDNGANVADVIFPASSYTEKDATYVNFEGRPQYGKAATHPVGQAKEDWVIINNLANSLGLNLGMNNLDEIRTRLAAEFPVFANISEITSCDFIKFTSLDNLLKSDIVTKPINYYMTDSISRASVTMAKCVESKQERDKVA, encoded by the coding sequence ATGATAAAACTTACTATAGATGGTACTGAAGTTGAAGTAGAGGAAGGCACAACCGTATTTCGTGCCTGCAGTAAGCTTGGTATAGAAATCCCACATTTCTGTTTTCATGAACGTTTGAAGATTGCCGGTAACTGCCGTATGTGCTTGGTGGAGATGGAAAAATCTCCCAAGCCCATTGCTTCTTGTGCTATGCCTGCCTCCTCAGGTATGGTTATCCACACTAATACCATAGGTGTTAAAAAGGCTCGTGAAGGAGTGATGGAATTTCTATTGATTAATCACCCCCTAGATTGTCCTATTTGTGATCAAGGAGGTGAGTGTGATTTACAGGATCAAGCCTTTAAATATGGTAAAGCAAGTTCTAGATTTTCGGAGAATAAAAGAACGGTCAAAGATAAGTATATGGGACCTTTGATTAAGACCCATATGACTAGATGCATACAATGTACTAGATGTATAAGGTTTGCCACTGATATTGCTGGAGTTGAGGAAATAGGAACTCTTTACAGGGGGGAGCATATGGAGGTAACCTCGTATCTTGAGCGTAGTCTTGAATCGGAGTTATCAGGCAATATTATAGATATTTGCCCAGTCGGAGCATTAAATTCCAAGCCTTATTCTTTTAAAGCTCGTAGTTGGGAACTAACAAAGACTGAGTCAATAGATGTATTGGATGCACAAGGTTGTAATATAAGGGTTGATAGTAGGGGATCTGAAGTAATGAGGATATTACCAAGGGTTAATGACGATATCAACGAAGAGTGGATATCAGATAAAGCAAGATTTGCTTATGATGGTTTGAAATATCAAAGGTTAGATTCTCCATATATCAGGAAAAACGGCAAATTAGTCGAAGCCTCTTGGAATGATGCTATTGCATTAGTAGCACAAAAATTAGAGTCTCTTGCTGCTGATCAAGTCGGTGACCAGATTGCAGCAATAGCTGGAACGCTAGCATGCACCGAATCAATGTTTTTATTGAAAACATTATTACAGAAACTTGGATGTAACAATTTTGACAGTAACCAGTTTAATTATAAAATAGACCAATCTAGTAGGGGGAACTATCTATTTAACACAACAATTTCTAGACTTAAAGAAGCTGATCTAGCTTTGTTAATTGGTGCAAATATCAGACAAGTAGCTCCTATCCTAAATGCTCGTATTGGCATATTGCAAAGAGAAGGAAAGCTAAAAGTAGCTCGAATTGGCAATATTACTAACCAAACTTATTATATAAATGAATTAGGGGCTAGCCCTGACATAATTAAGGCAATAATATCAGAGGAACATCAGTTTGCTAAGGAATTAGAACATGCAAAAAATCCAATTATAATTATTGGTGATGGTGTATATTCTCGGGATGATGGTTATGCTATTTTGGCACTCATTCACCAAATGGTTGATAAATATAAGATAGTTAGAGATGATTGGAATGGTTTTAATATACTACATAATCATGCGTCAATGGTCGGTAGTTTAGATATAGGCTTTAGTCCTAAAAACGGTGGTAATGGAGTTTTTGAAATTTTACAAAAGGCAGAAAGGGGTGAGATTAAGTTTGTATATTTACTAGGCAGTGATGAAATTGATATGAACAAAATAAAATCATCTTTTGTAGTATATCAAGGACATCACGGTGATAATGGAGCAAATGTAGCAGATGTAATCTTTCCTGCTAGTAGCTATACAGAAAAAGATGCCACTTACGTAAATTTTGAAGGAAGACCTCAATATGGTAAAGCCGCAACTCATCCAGTAGGACAAGCAAAAGAAGATTGGGTTATTATAAATAATCTAGCTAATAGTTTAGGGCTAAATCTTGGCATGAATAATTTAGATGAAATAAGAACTAGGTTGGCTGCAGAATTCCCGGTATTTGCCAATATTTCTGAGATAACGAGCTGTGATTTTATAAAATTTACCTCCCTCGATAATTTACTTAAATCTGATATAGTGACTAAACCTATAAATTACTATATGACAGACTCGATTAGTAGAGCATCTGTTACTATGGCAAAATGTGTAGAGTCAAAGCAAGAAAGGGACAAAGTTGCATGA
- a CDS encoding TrbC/VirB2 family protein, giving the protein MNICRSYSEQFDSGFVWRLLFILCSIALITTASDAFASTDPVGDVLCKMIKTFRGNTARGIAIIGIVVLGIQTLRGQLKWEVALVIVTGVIILFKAPEIINMVASTAAASQACTGT; this is encoded by the coding sequence ATGAATATTTGTAGGTCCTATTCTGAACAGTTTGATAGTGGTTTTGTGTGGCGTTTGCTGTTTATCCTTTGTAGCATTGCTCTAATTACTACAGCATCGGATGCTTTTGCTTCTACTGATCCAGTAGGTGATGTGTTGTGTAAGATGATCAAAACATTTCGTGGTAATACAGCTCGTGGTATAGCAATTATTGGTATAGTTGTTCTAGGGATTCAAACTCTTAGAGGTCAATTAAAATGGGAAGTTGCATTGGTTATTGTGACTGGTGTTATAATATTGTTTAAGGCTCCCGAAATTATAAACATGGTAGCTAGTACTGCTGCTGCTAGTCAAGCATGTACGGGAACTTAA
- a CDS encoding MFS transporter, with the protein MIKYPHEQRSLTREQKEAVGLLSIGTFLEYFDLMLYIHMAAFLNELFFEPADSHFTSLMMSFSFCTTFVFRPVGALIFGWLGDNIGRKSTVIITTFMMAVSCFVMANLPTYAQIGVAATWIITICRIVQGMTSMGEIVGAGLYLTETINPPIQYVSVTLVGLSAVLGSMGALGIASLVTSYGFNWRLAFWIGAIVALIGFAAKTTLRETPEFANAKLILKKKYEKANIDIKALYNDPVVNEKINKKTIIAFLLLECSTPVCFYFIYLHCGTILKTDFGYTSIEVIHHNFIVSVLEFLILSILSYVSYRVYPLLTAKIILIIYSIVILFCPYWLNNLHFPFELFLIQIVIILFKYCHTSAAPIFYKSFPIFKRFTCVSVIFSVSRALMYVITSFGFIYIIDYFGNWGILIIMIPTIIAFAYGLLHFEKLEKDSGSYPQKRTT; encoded by the coding sequence ATGATAAAGTATCCGCATGAACAGAGAAGTTTAACTAGAGAACAGAAAGAAGCAGTGGGCTTACTTTCAATTGGTACATTTTTAGAATATTTTGACTTGATGTTATATATTCATATGGCAGCATTTCTTAATGAGTTGTTTTTTGAACCTGCTGATTCTCACTTCACTTCTTTAATGATGTCTTTTTCCTTTTGTACTACCTTTGTTTTTCGGCCGGTTGGTGCCTTAATATTTGGTTGGTTGGGTGATAATATAGGACGCAAATCTACTGTTATAATTACAACTTTTATGATGGCTGTATCATGTTTTGTCATGGCTAATCTTCCTACCTATGCTCAAATAGGAGTAGCTGCTACTTGGATAATAACAATTTGCCGTATTGTTCAAGGCATGACATCTATGGGGGAGATAGTAGGGGCAGGACTTTATTTAACCGAAACAATTAACCCACCAATCCAGTATGTAAGTGTGACATTGGTAGGGCTATCTGCTGTCTTAGGAAGTATGGGTGCTTTAGGAATTGCCTCACTTGTTACTTCCTATGGTTTTAACTGGCGTCTAGCATTTTGGATAGGTGCAATAGTGGCATTGATTGGTTTTGCTGCTAAAACAACATTGCGGGAAACACCTGAATTTGCTAATGCAAAACTTATACTAAAAAAGAAATATGAGAAAGCTAATATTGATATAAAAGCATTATATAATGATCCAGTCGTTAATGAAAAAATTAATAAAAAAACAATAATAGCGTTCCTTTTATTAGAATGTTCTACACCGGTATGTTTTTATTTTATCTATCTGCATTGTGGTACTATTCTCAAGACTGATTTTGGTTATACATCAATTGAGGTTATTCATCATAATTTTATTGTCTCTGTATTAGAGTTCTTAATCTTATCAATATTATCTTATGTAAGTTACAGAGTATATCCATTATTAACCGCAAAAATTATACTTATTATATATTCTATTGTTATTTTATTTTGTCCATATTGGCTAAATAATCTTCATTTTCCGTTTGAGCTATTTCTCATTCAGATAGTCATTATTTTATTTAAGTACTGTCATACCTCTGCTGCTCCAATTTTTTATAAAAGCTTTCCTATATTTAAACGTTTTACCTGTGTTAGCGTGATATTTTCTGTATCTCGTGCTTTGATGTACGTTATTACTTCTTTTGGTTTCATTTATATTATTGACTATTTTGGCAATTGGGGGATATTGATTATTATGATTCCTACAATTATAGCTTTTGCCTACGGGCTATTGCATTTTGAGAAGTTAGAAAAAGACTCTGGAAGTTACCCACAAAAGAGAACTACATAG
- a CDS encoding ATP F0F1 synthase subunit B (Produces ATP from ADP in the presence of a proton gradient across the membrane. Subunit B is part of the membrane proton channel.), with amino-acid sequence MQLFDEKFWLAICFLIFVYLVYRPIKNIILKSLDDKITAIKDQVLEAQKLNEDMTLLFENAAVQIQQIEVLREKMIKDGKETANNIIKQQNEEFDKFLESKKLETIDLMNRQKLEASQMLQSEFCDKMLELVAIYMQSTKNDSISDSEIAKRLMENPVSKKFI; translated from the coding sequence ATGCAATTGTTTGACGAAAAATTTTGGCTAGCCATCTGTTTCCTAATTTTTGTGTATTTAGTCTATAGACCGATAAAAAATATAATTTTAAAATCGTTAGATGACAAAATTACAGCTATCAAAGACCAAGTCTTAGAAGCCCAAAAGCTTAACGAAGATATGACGTTGTTATTTGAAAATGCTGCAGTCCAAATACAACAGATTGAAGTTTTAAGAGAAAAAATGATCAAAGATGGCAAAGAAACTGCCAATAATATAATTAAGCAGCAAAACGAAGAATTTGATAAGTTTCTAGAAAGCAAAAAACTTGAGACTATAGATTTAATGAATAGGCAAAAGCTAGAAGCTTCTCAAATGCTACAATCTGAGTTTTGTGATAAAATGCTAGAATTAGTAGCTATATATATGCAATCTACAAAAAACGATTCCATATCAGATAGTGAGATAGCTAAGAGACTCATGGAAAATCCAGTATCTAAAAAATTTATATAA